From one Solea solea chromosome 15, fSolSol10.1, whole genome shotgun sequence genomic stretch:
- the LOC131474434 gene encoding monocarboxylate transporter 12-B-like isoform X2 produces MAVTKEEKLSESRSTSEDSAPPDGGWGWMIVAGCFLSTICIRAVTRCISMFFMEFQLHFDTDYSTTAWIHSLIDCTTMLCAPLGGFLGSRLSCRATVILGGLLASVGMVISAFASSLEYLYISMGIFTGSGIGTFILAPVVHLLIEYYTWRGALLILGGFVSNLCVCGALMKPLKGRVEGQLKEKVTNKEQGCMTAVPEQIPANSGPVEPNQPEINKLKDTQQLLITNKMLEHIGLGKDKLETSTSKEFGFLLMPDFLILSVSILFLAYGCSAPVVYLVPYALSVGVDHQHAALLMSIFGVSGIVGNITFGWLTDRKCLKRFRLLSYMMAIGLEGLCCMFVPLLQSFSLLVPFSVLYGYFDGAYVALIPVVTSDVMGSTYLTSGLGVVYFLHAIPYLISPPIGGWLVDRTGDYSATYFLSGVCFMCSSVVLVVMILFRHYRKSKCKSSAHFSPSQVDAAAQQGII; encoded by the exons ATGGCAGTCACCAAGGAGGAGAAGCTCAGTGAGAGCAGAAGCACGTCTGAGGACTCGGCCCCACCGGACGGCGGCTGGGGTTGGATGATCGTTGCTGGCTGTTTCCTCTCCACCATTTGCATCAGGGCGGTGACCAG ATGTATTTCCATGTTCTTTATGGAGTTTCAGCTTCACTTTGATACAGATTATTCCACCACCGCCTGGATCCACAGTCTGATTGACTGCACCACCATGTTATGCG CTCCTCTAGGCGGATTCCTCGGGAGTCGTCTCTCCTGCAGAGCAACAGTGATTCTGGGAGGTCTGCTGGCTTCTGTCGGGATGGTCATCAGTGCCTTTGCCTCCAGTCTGGAATATCTCTACATTTCGATGGGTATCTTCACAG GTAGCGGCATTGGGACCTTCATCCTGGCTCCGGTGGTCCATCTGCTTATAGAGTATTACACTTGGAGAGGAGCTCTGCTCATCCTGGGAGGATTTGTTTCCAACCTGTGTGTCTGCGGTGCTCTGATGAAGCCACTGAAAGGAAGAGTTGAAGG GCAGTTAAAGGAAAAAGTGACTAACAAAGAACAGGGTTGCATGACAGCAGTCCCCGAACAAATACCTGCTAATTCCGGCCCAGTGGAGCCAAATCAGccagaaataaacaaattaaaggaCACCCAGCAGCTACTCATAACCAACAAAATGCTCGAACACATTGGACTTGGCAAGGACAAACTAG AGACTTCAACCAGCAAGGAGTTTGGATTTCTTCTGATGCCCGACTTCTTGATTCTGTCGGTGTCCATCCTGTTTTTGGCGTACGGCTGCAGCGCTCCTGTAGTTTACCTGGTCCCATACGCACTAAGCGTGGGAGTGGATCACCAGCACGCTGCCCTCCTCATGTCCATATTTGGAGTCAGTGGGATTGTGGGGAACATCACCTTTGGGTGGCTCACTGACAGGAA GTGTTTGAAGAGGTTTCGCTTACTGAGCTACATGATGGCGATTGGCTTGGAGGGCCTCTGCTGTATGTTCGTCCCCCTCCTTCAGTCCTTCTCCCTCCTCGTTCCCTTTTCCGTTCTCTATGGATACTTTGACGGAGCTTATGTGGCGCTCATCCCAGTGGTGACGTCCGACGTCATGGGCTCCACCTACCTCACCTCTGGTCTGGGTGTGGTCTACTTCCTGCATGCCATCCCCTACCTCATCAGTCCACCGATAGGAG gTTGGTTAGTAGACAGGACGGGCGACTACTCTGCAACTTACTTCCTCAGCGGTGTTTGCTTCATGTGCAGCTCCGTCGTCCTGGTAGTTATGATATTATTCAGACACTACAGGAAGTCAAAGTGTAAATCATCTGCACATTTTAGTCCCAGTCAGGTGGATGCTGCAGCACAGCAGGGGATCATATGA
- the LOC131474434 gene encoding monocarboxylate transporter 12-B-like isoform X1 has translation MAVTKEEKLSESRSTSEDSAPPDGGWGWMIVAGCFLSTICIRAVTRCISMFFMEFQLHFDTDYSTTAWIHSLIDCTTMLCAPLGGFLGSRLSCRATVILGGLLASVGMVISAFASSLEYLYISMGIFTGLGFALSYTPAIAMVGRYFCERKALAYGIALSGSGIGTFILAPVVHLLIEYYTWRGALLILGGFVSNLCVCGALMKPLKGRVEGQLKEKVTNKEQGCMTAVPEQIPANSGPVEPNQPEINKLKDTQQLLITNKMLEHIGLGKDKLETSTSKEFGFLLMPDFLILSVSILFLAYGCSAPVVYLVPYALSVGVDHQHAALLMSIFGVSGIVGNITFGWLTDRKCLKRFRLLSYMMAIGLEGLCCMFVPLLQSFSLLVPFSVLYGYFDGAYVALIPVVTSDVMGSTYLTSGLGVVYFLHAIPYLISPPIGGWLVDRTGDYSATYFLSGVCFMCSSVVLVVMILFRHYRKSKCKSSAHFSPSQVDAAAQQGII, from the exons ATGGCAGTCACCAAGGAGGAGAAGCTCAGTGAGAGCAGAAGCACGTCTGAGGACTCGGCCCCACCGGACGGCGGCTGGGGTTGGATGATCGTTGCTGGCTGTTTCCTCTCCACCATTTGCATCAGGGCGGTGACCAG ATGTATTTCCATGTTCTTTATGGAGTTTCAGCTTCACTTTGATACAGATTATTCCACCACCGCCTGGATCCACAGTCTGATTGACTGCACCACCATGTTATGCG CTCCTCTAGGCGGATTCCTCGGGAGTCGTCTCTCCTGCAGAGCAACAGTGATTCTGGGAGGTCTGCTGGCTTCTGTCGGGATGGTCATCAGTGCCTTTGCCTCCAGTCTGGAATATCTCTACATTTCGATGGGTATCTTCACAG GTCTTGGCTTTGCTCTTAGCTACACACCAGCCATAGCGATGGTTGGGAGGTACTTCTGTGAGAGGAAAGCCCTGGCATATGGCATTGCCTTATCTG GTAGCGGCATTGGGACCTTCATCCTGGCTCCGGTGGTCCATCTGCTTATAGAGTATTACACTTGGAGAGGAGCTCTGCTCATCCTGGGAGGATTTGTTTCCAACCTGTGTGTCTGCGGTGCTCTGATGAAGCCACTGAAAGGAAGAGTTGAAGG GCAGTTAAAGGAAAAAGTGACTAACAAAGAACAGGGTTGCATGACAGCAGTCCCCGAACAAATACCTGCTAATTCCGGCCCAGTGGAGCCAAATCAGccagaaataaacaaattaaaggaCACCCAGCAGCTACTCATAACCAACAAAATGCTCGAACACATTGGACTTGGCAAGGACAAACTAG AGACTTCAACCAGCAAGGAGTTTGGATTTCTTCTGATGCCCGACTTCTTGATTCTGTCGGTGTCCATCCTGTTTTTGGCGTACGGCTGCAGCGCTCCTGTAGTTTACCTGGTCCCATACGCACTAAGCGTGGGAGTGGATCACCAGCACGCTGCCCTCCTCATGTCCATATTTGGAGTCAGTGGGATTGTGGGGAACATCACCTTTGGGTGGCTCACTGACAGGAA GTGTTTGAAGAGGTTTCGCTTACTGAGCTACATGATGGCGATTGGCTTGGAGGGCCTCTGCTGTATGTTCGTCCCCCTCCTTCAGTCCTTCTCCCTCCTCGTTCCCTTTTCCGTTCTCTATGGATACTTTGACGGAGCTTATGTGGCGCTCATCCCAGTGGTGACGTCCGACGTCATGGGCTCCACCTACCTCACCTCTGGTCTGGGTGTGGTCTACTTCCTGCATGCCATCCCCTACCTCATCAGTCCACCGATAGGAG gTTGGTTAGTAGACAGGACGGGCGACTACTCTGCAACTTACTTCCTCAGCGGTGTTTGCTTCATGTGCAGCTCCGTCGTCCTGGTAGTTATGATATTATTCAGACACTACAGGAAGTCAAAGTGTAAATCATCTGCACATTTTAGTCCCAGTCAGGTGGATGCTGCAGCACAGCAGGGGATCATATGA